The following nucleotide sequence is from Solanum dulcamara chromosome 7, daSolDulc1.2, whole genome shotgun sequence.
CTTAAACGTGCTCGGTGAATTATAACTGTTTATACTGTCTTATTATATACAGAGTTCATGAAGATTAATCCTAGTCTCGGAGAGGAACCTATTGACATAGAGGATTTGGTCAACATCGGAAGAAGCAGTGGACCGTAGGTTTTTCTTGTGGGTCTTGTCATTTAATGCTGATAATATGACTGGACTCACTTCTGATTCTTTTATAGGTGTCCATATTATGTATCACGAGAACTTCACAAGACTGTGGACATATTATTTGCGCCTTACAACTATCTTATTGATCGCGGATACAGAAAATCTTTGAATATTCAGTGGACAAACAGTATACTTATATTTGATGAAGCTCATAACTTGGTAAATTGCACCTTCAACCGTTGCATCAGTATTTTCTTAGAATGCTCACCTTTGCATCATTCTTCTGTTGTAATTCAagattcaattttaattttttggcgGTTTTCTTTTTTTGACCAGGAAAGCTTGTGTGCTGATGCAGCCTCTTTTGACCTTTCTTCTGGCCTTCTGACAGCTTGCATCTCTGAAGCTAAAAACTGTATTGACCTTTCAATAGAAAGGAGGGAGATGTCAAGTGACAAATCATGTAATCCCGATAACTTTGCTATTCTCAGAGGTAAAATCATTGATTGCTGAATGAAGTTATGATAGATGCATTTGTCGTGTTTTTATTCATGGGTATTGAGCGTATAGTTCATTGATTGTTCAAGACGTGTCTGTAAGTGTCCAATGCAATTTAAGAGATATTTCTCATTAGAGTTTAATCAAGTTGCCTCTTACTTTCGTTTTGTTGTGTTTGTTCCTCTCAGTTATTTCATACTAAATTTACTTGTTCAACTCCTTTGTATCTGAGGTAGTATATGGGTGCCGCACACTCTTTAACAGTGTGCATCTCATGCAGCCCTTCTGTTGAAGCTTGAGAAAAAAATTGCTGAAGTGCCCATTGATTCAAAAGAGTTGGGTTTCACGAAGCCTGGACCATATATTTATGAGTTTCTTGCTGATCTAAATATCACACAGAAAACTGCCAACATGCTCATTGATATAATTGAGGAAGCAACTGTACTTCTTGAAGGAGGTGAGTTCTTACTGCCTTGACCTCTGAATGTAATTTAACTTGTATCAGATCTACTCTGGAATGAATGGTTGTTTGCAGCACTGTTTAACTTGGCAGGAAGATTAATAAATTTGCTTTCAATTCATTCATTATAGTTTTAGTGGTCCAAAATTGTTAAACTAGAGTTGAGATTTGGTTCTGAAGTTGGTTTCGTAGGGAAACCTATAATGCTGTCTAAATTGTATTTGTTTGAGAAAGTGTGCTTAATGTTAATGATGTGAATTGCATCAGAAGCTAAATGTACATTTTTGTATACCAAGGTTTAACTCCCTGTGCTATGAAATTCACTTATTACATGTTTGTATACCAAGCTAAATGTACATTTATTTTAGCTTTGTATGGTGCTTCTCCATTTGAAATCACTGAATTCTTGCTCCTTGAATCAGATGGAAACACTGCTGAAGATGGAAAAACAAACAAGTCAAAAAGCACGGTCTGCAGATTGGAAAGCATGGGTGACATTCTACAGCAGATTTTCAGAGATGATGGGAACCCTCATGCTCAATACTATCGGGTAAGTTAAGAGAGTATGTTGCCTTTTTTCAGTTGGCAGGTTGAAGAATGATTTTTGGGGGGACTGATACGATTGTACTAAATCCTGATTCTCATTTAGTTGTCTGTTTGAAGTTGTTTCATGTCTTATCAGGTTCATGTTCAGGAAGTTCAAGGAAATGGCATGGATTCCTTTAAAGGTAGCCAAATTCCTTTTTGGCACAGTGCAAAAATAGCATCAGTTCTTGGGATACCTATGTCCTCCATAGCTTTTTGTTTTCTTAACCATTAACCCTCCCTCTTTCCCTTGCATATTTCTAATCATTGATTTTGTGCTGCAGGCAACGGATCTAGGACACTGAGCTGGTGGTGTTTCAATCCAGGTATTGCAATGGAGCAGTTCTCCAGATTAGGTGTTGGATCTATCATTTTGACTTCTGGCACATTATCTCCAATGGATTCCTTTGCTGAGGAATTGAAGTTGTGAGTCCAATTTATCCCAAAatgtttttacttatttttgttCTGGCATGGACTTTGGTTTCCTATCTCTTTTCCTTTCTTGCTGCTTGTAGAGATTTTCCAGTCCGTTTAGAGAACCCTCATGTTATATCAGACAATCAGATATGGGCTGGTGTTGTACCCGTGGGCCCTTCTGGTTATACATTCAACTCATCATATAGGACACGTGATTCTATTGAATACAAGCAAGAGCTTGGGAATGCCATTGGTATGTGGAATGTGATGCTGGAATGTGGTGTATGCATAACTGtgaaattttgatgatttttccAGATAATGTTTTTGATGGAGGTTATTCTTTTTGATTTTATGCTTCAGTCAATTTCGCTCGCGTTGTACCAGATGGCCTTCTTGTATTTTTTCCTTCATATTACATTTTAGAGCAATGCATTGGCTGCTGGAAAACTTTGGTAAGGATCTAGACACTATGAAAGTGGACATCTGCTTGGCATTGGTTTCTGTGAGCCTAATTTTGGGCTATGAAAATATTCAGGGACATTCAAACTCAATGGATTCAAGCACAATATGGGAAAGGATATGCAAACACAAGCTACCTGTGGTTGAACCGAGACAATCTTCTCTTTTTCCAACGGCAATTGAAGTATGCCGTACAATTTTTgtaacttttcttttttcattctgTCTGTATTTGACTCATATATGTTGGGCCTCGACAGGACTATATGGCCAAGTTGAAGGACAAATCAGCATCTGGGGCTGTGTTTTTTGCCGTCTGTCGTGGAAAGGTAGgtttctatttttaaaatgtttctTTAGCTCTTGATAACGGAATTTGTGTAGTTTTGAACGTTTAATACAAGCTTATTTTATTAGTGGATAGCAGATGCTTCTAGAAGTCTTCAACATAGTTTAACTAGTAGCGATTTGACATGATGGGTTGTTATGCCCAGGGCTTTGATTCAATGGTAAGGATACAATGCATGCAGTGTGGGTTAGGCCGCACATCACGATTTTGAATGCTGCCTTTGACTTAAGCCTGAGATTTAAGTGGAAGCAGGGTAGAGGGGTGGGCCCATACTCCTTCGAGTTGTAAACCTCTAAGCACAGTTTGGAGTTTGGCAAGCTAACTTACATGGGGTTTGTCAGttataaaagaaaaggaaaaaaagtttAAGCGGATCTTGTGTTAGTAACTTAGTATGCTAATTTGACACCATAGCACTTTACTGGATGTCTGCTTCTTTTTCTTTAGACATGTCTCTATTAGGTAAGTCGTGGTATTATTTCTGCTTACTAGGGAAAGCCTAAATTCCGTCTAAAATGTTTAAGGGGAAAAACTTATATGACCAACATATCTTATTCCTTTGTGCACACTGTTTTATAAACTTATCATAGTTGCACATTGAGAAAGTATGTAACTTAATAGTGGAAATTTCCTAGTAAAAATGGACATAATTCATTGAACTTGTAAGTTTAAGTTATTCTTCAACTACAGGAGGTGAAGCATAATAAAAGATGTGTCAAATGAATTAGAGACCTACCAATTATGTTAAATGTTCAAAT
It contains:
- the LOC129894185 gene encoding regulator of telomere elongation helicase 1 homolog isoform X2, giving the protein MPTYKIRGIDIDFPYEAYDCQIAYMEKVIQSLQNRSNALLESPTGTGKTLCLLCATLAWRKSLGGFSVRKSGRRDHITSSQQSEESSQSESSTLPSIVYASRTHSQIRQVVKELKRTNYRPKMVVLGSREQLCIHEEVSLLRGKTQTNACHALCKKRKKRYCAHFSRVAEFMKINPSLGEEPIDIEDLVNIGRSSGPCPYYVSRELHKTVDILFAPYNYLIDRGYRKSLNIQWTNSILIFDEAHNLESLCADAASFDLSSGLLTACISEAKNCIDLSIERREMSSDKSCNPDNFAILRALLLKLEKKIAEVPIDSKELGFTKPGPYIYEFLADLNITQKTANMLIDIIEEATVLLEGDGNTAEDGKTNKSKSTVCRLESMGDILQQIFRDDGNPHAQYYRVHVQEVQGNGMDSFKGNGSRTLSWWCFNPGIAMEQFSRLGVGSIILTSGTLSPMDSFAEELKLDFPVRLENPHVISDNQIWAGVVPVGPSGYTFNSSYRTRDSIEYKQELGNAIVNFARVVPDGLLVFFPSYYILEQCIGCWKTLGHSNSMDSSTIWERICKHKLPVVEPRQSSLFPTAIEDYMAKLKDKSASGAVFFAVCRGKVSEGLDFTDHAGRAVVITGIPFATRTDPKVRLKREFLDQQMALQPTGSKVLTGEDWYTQQATRAVNQAVGRVIRHKHDFGAIIFCDERFTYSNRQSQVSRWIQPHIKCHSKFGEVVFSLTRFFRDGRIRGPTKLEMMLPDDKV